In Colwellia sp. M166, a genomic segment contains:
- the slmA gene encoding nucleoid occlusion factor SlmA, with amino-acid sequence MSATQKPNRKQQILECLAHMLQTSAGQRITTAKLAVAVGVSEAALYRHFPSKARMFEGLIEFIEESIFSRVNLILTDHKEALIRCHHILHVLLIFAERNPGMCRILAGDALMGENERLRARVNQFFEKLESQFKQVLRERKLREGKGFTISEPALANILMAFAEGKINQYVRSDFTKKPSNDFNEQWQFLMADK; translated from the coding sequence ATGTCGGCGACTCAAAAACCTAATCGTAAACAACAAATTTTAGAATGCCTTGCTCATATGCTACAAACGAGTGCTGGACAGCGGATCACAACGGCAAAACTTGCTGTTGCAGTCGGCGTTTCCGAAGCGGCACTTTACCGTCACTTCCCATCAAAAGCACGCATGTTTGAAGGCTTAATAGAATTTATTGAAGAGTCGATTTTTTCTCGTGTCAATCTGATATTAACTGATCATAAAGAAGCCCTTATTCGGTGCCACCATATTTTACATGTTTTACTCATATTTGCTGAACGTAACCCTGGCATGTGCCGTATTTTAGCTGGTGATGCCTTAATGGGCGAAAACGAACGTTTACGAGCACGGGTTAATCAATTTTTTGAGAAGCTAGAATCACAATTTAAACAAGTGTTACGCGAGCGCAAGCTCAGAGAAGGTAAAGGTTTTACTATCTCAGAGCCAGCTTTAGCCAATATTTTAATGGCTTTCGCGGAAGGTAAAATTAATCAGTATGTTCGTTCTGATTTTACCAAAAAACCCAGTAATGATTTTAATGAACAATGGCAATTTTTAATGGCTGATAAGTAA
- the rpmB gene encoding 50S ribosomal protein L28, producing the protein MSKVCQVTGKKPMVGNNRSHARNATRRRFLPNLQTHRFWVESENSFVKLRLTPKGMRIIDKKGIDAVLTDIRARGEKV; encoded by the coding sequence ATGTCTAAAGTCTGCCAAGTAACAGGCAAAAAGCCAATGGTTGGTAACAACCGTTCGCACGCAAGAAACGCGACTCGTCGTCGTTTTTTACCTAACCTTCAAACTCACCGTTTTTGGGTTGAGAGTGAAAATAGTTTCGTTAAATTACGTTTAACTCCGAAAGGAATGCGTATTATCGATAAAAAAGGTATTGATGCAGTTTTAACTGATATCCGTGCCCGTGGCGAAAAAGTTTAA
- a CDS encoding RimK family alpha-L-glutamate ligase: MRKCAILSMDSLADFEAYDALIDQPMLALGWQTELVSWRNSAVNWSDYDVVVIRSPWDYQDDMASFVKVLESIEQSSARLENSLAVVQWNINKIYLTQLEADGVTIVPTLWPETFNADNLAGYFSHFSTEQMVLKPRVSANADNTFWLTQDNYQNKVAELNTAFAHRELMVQPFMADICQEGEFSLFYFNGVFSHAILKTPAKGDFRVQEEHGGGLLSVTPELALKAAANKTMQAISKLHGELLYARIDFVRHQDSFALMEAELIEPSLYFNMDAASPQRFANALVARMASAENQPK; the protein is encoded by the coding sequence ATGAGAAAATGTGCAATTTTATCCATGGACAGCTTAGCTGACTTTGAAGCGTATGATGCGTTAATTGATCAGCCTATGTTAGCGTTAGGATGGCAAACAGAACTGGTGTCGTGGCGTAACAGCGCGGTGAATTGGTCAGATTATGACGTGGTGGTTATTCGCAGTCCGTGGGACTATCAAGACGATATGGCGAGCTTTGTTAAGGTGCTTGAGAGCATTGAACAGTCAAGCGCTCGTTTAGAAAATAGCTTAGCGGTTGTGCAGTGGAATATTAATAAAATTTACTTAACGCAGCTAGAGGCTGATGGCGTCACTATTGTACCGACATTATGGCCAGAGACTTTTAATGCTGACAACCTTGCCGGTTATTTTTCACATTTTTCTACTGAGCAAATGGTATTAAAACCACGAGTCAGTGCTAATGCCGACAATACCTTTTGGTTAACTCAGGACAATTATCAAAATAAAGTGGCTGAACTAAATACGGCCTTTGCTCATCGTGAATTGATGGTGCAACCCTTTATGGCGGATATTTGCCAAGAAGGTGAATTCTCTTTGTTCTACTTTAATGGTGTATTTAGTCATGCAATATTAAAAACACCGGCTAAAGGTGATTTTCGCGTCCAAGAAGAACACGGTGGCGGTTTACTATCAGTAACACCTGAGCTGGCACTGAAAGCGGCAGCAAATAAAACCATGCAAGCGATTAGTAAACTTCATGGCGAGTTACTGTATGCTCGTATTGATTTTGTTCGCCATCAAGATAGCTTCGCGCTGATGGAAGCTGAATTAATTGAGCCATCACTATATTTCAATATGGATGCAGCTTCACCACAACGCTTTGCTAATGCGTTAGTAGCGCGTATGGCAAGTGCAGAAAACCAGCCCAAATAG
- the rpmG gene encoding 50S ribosomal protein L33, which produces MRDKIRLVSSAGTGHFYTTDKNKKTMPEKMEIKKFDPRIRQHVMYKEAKIK; this is translated from the coding sequence ATGCGCGATAAAATTCGTTTAGTTTCTAGTGCTGGCACTGGCCATTTTTACACTACTGACAAAAACAAAAAAACTATGCCTGAAAAGATGGAGATCAAAAAATTCGATCCTCGTATCCGTCAGCATGTTATGTATAAAGAAGCTAAAATCAAGTAA
- a CDS encoding DUF885 family protein has product MKLKQFTISALMLCSLLTTVSATAEPASKQLNQLLNEHWQTANKEQIFFRKDPDAFRMNGKLPEMSQKGRERRAKYNSELLSRIATIDVNELSPAEQVTYRLFKYERQAEAKSYQFQDHLYPLTYYAGFHRYFAGAPANMSFLTEEDYSDYLLSLADYPRYNQEHIVDLKQAIALGHTHYCESFKGYEKSISKYLVEHVEDSVFYAPMLTMPKAISAAQQTKYRQQVKALITDSVLPQYQAFYDFFTQEYMANCRTTAGISSVKGGDDYYQYLIEYYTTTQLSADEIHQIGLDEVSRIRQEMQQIINAVGFKGEFKDFIQFLRTDKQFYTDSAMDMLEKASYITRKMAAQLPKWFSVLPRSTFDIKSSPNGGAYYVASDGSGTTPGTYFLETENLSSQPLYSLEALTFHEAEPGHHLQSAIAQELEMAEFRKTLYHSAYGEGWGLYSERLGKEMGFYQDPYSDFGRLTYEAWRACRLVVDTGIHAKGWTRQQAINYLAENTALSMADVIAQIDRYITWPAQALSYKIGEIKIRQLRAKAEQALGSKFDIRTFHDQMLKNGSLPMALLEELTMDWIKQQKT; this is encoded by the coding sequence ATGAAACTGAAACAATTCACTATCAGCGCATTAATGCTCTGCAGCTTATTAACAACAGTTAGTGCAACTGCCGAACCCGCCAGTAAACAATTAAATCAACTCCTTAATGAGCATTGGCAAACAGCCAATAAAGAACAAATATTCTTTCGTAAAGACCCCGACGCTTTTCGCATGAATGGTAAGTTGCCCGAAATGTCACAAAAGGGCCGAGAGCGTAGAGCAAAATACAATAGTGAATTGTTATCACGTATTGCCACTATTGATGTCAATGAACTATCGCCTGCTGAACAAGTAACCTATCGCCTATTTAAATATGAGCGTCAAGCCGAAGCAAAAAGCTACCAATTTCAAGATCATTTATATCCGTTAACTTACTATGCTGGCTTTCATCGTTATTTTGCTGGCGCGCCAGCAAATATGTCTTTTCTAACCGAAGAAGATTATAGCGATTATTTACTCAGTCTTGCTGATTATCCACGTTACAATCAAGAACATATTGTCGATCTCAAGCAAGCAATAGCTTTAGGTCACACCCACTATTGTGAAAGCTTTAAAGGTTATGAAAAATCGATCAGCAAATACCTAGTTGAACATGTTGAAGACAGCGTTTTTTACGCGCCAATGTTAACGATGCCAAAAGCCATTTCAGCGGCGCAACAAACAAAATATCGTCAGCAAGTAAAAGCCTTAATTACTGATAGCGTATTACCCCAATACCAAGCTTTTTATGACTTTTTCACCCAAGAATATATGGCTAACTGTCGTACAACCGCTGGTATCAGTAGCGTTAAAGGTGGCGATGACTATTATCAATACTTAATCGAATATTACACTACAACCCAATTATCAGCAGACGAAATTCACCAAATTGGCTTAGACGAAGTGAGCCGTATTCGCCAAGAAATGCAGCAAATTATCAACGCAGTTGGCTTTAAAGGCGAGTTTAAAGACTTTATTCAATTTTTGCGTACCGACAAGCAGTTTTATACCGATAGTGCAATGGATATGTTAGAAAAAGCCAGCTATATCACCCGTAAAATGGCGGCACAGTTGCCCAAGTGGTTTTCAGTATTGCCACGTTCAACATTTGATATTAAATCAAGCCCGAACGGTGGCGCTTATTACGTTGCCTCTGATGGCAGTGGCACAACACCCGGTACTTACTTTTTAGAAACCGAAAACTTAAGCAGCCAGCCGCTATATAGCTTAGAAGCACTGACTTTTCATGAAGCCGAACCCGGTCACCATCTACAAAGTGCCATCGCTCAAGAACTTGAAATGGCTGAGTTTCGTAAAACCCTCTACCATTCAGCTTATGGTGAAGGTTGGGGCTTGTATTCAGAGCGTTTGGGGAAAGAAATGGGCTTCTACCAAGATCCCTACAGTGATTTTGGTCGCTTAACTTATGAAGCTTGGCGCGCCTGTCGGTTAGTGGTTGATACTGGTATTCACGCCAAAGGTTGGACTCGACAACAGGCGATTAATTATTTAGCCGAGAATACTGCACTTAGTATGGCTGACGTTATTGCTCAAATTGATCGCTATATCACTTGGCCAGCACAAGCATTGTCATACAAAATTGGCGAAATAAAAATTCGTCAACTGCGTGCTAAAGCTGAACAAGCCTTAGGTAGTAAGTTCGATATTAGAACGTTTCATGATCAAATGCTGAAAAATGGTAGCCTGCCAATGGCTTTACTTGAAGAGTTAACAATGGATTGGATAAAACAGCAAAAAACATAA
- a CDS encoding response regulator transcription factor — protein MIQPEKIIIADDHPLFRQALLATLKLKLTQTQWLEAQTIAELEQQLSENNDSDLVLLDLHIPGAHGFNTLIHVRNHFPQIPVVIVSAHEDHEIIHKAMGYGASGFIPKSTPVEDIYNAIQHVLLGNIWTPSAYNELAPTQDNNDIAERVASLTQQQYRILMMFAQGMLNKQIAYDLNVSEATIKAHATAIFRKLDVRNRTQAVIAIAQLDIADVQLQNN, from the coding sequence ATGATTCAGCCAGAAAAAATTATAATAGCTGACGATCACCCATTATTTAGGCAAGCGTTATTGGCCACATTAAAATTAAAACTAACGCAAACGCAGTGGTTAGAAGCACAAACCATTGCCGAACTAGAACAACAGCTGAGTGAAAATAATGACAGTGATTTAGTTTTATTAGATTTACATATTCCCGGCGCACATGGTTTTAACACCTTGATTCATGTTCGTAACCACTTTCCACAAATTCCCGTGGTTATCGTCTCTGCTCACGAAGATCATGAAATCATACATAAAGCTATGGGTTACGGCGCTTCAGGATTTATTCCAAAATCTACCCCTGTTGAAGATATTTATAATGCTATTCAACACGTATTATTAGGTAATATTTGGACCCCTTCAGCTTATAACGAGTTAGCACCAACACAAGATAATAACGATATTGCCGAGCGTGTTGCAAGCCTTACTCAGCAACAATATCGAATTTTAATGATGTTTGCCCAAGGCATGCTCAATAAACAAATTGCCTATGACTTAAATGTTTCCGAAGCTACCATTAAAGCACATGCGACAGCAATATTTCGTAAACTTGATGTACGCAATCGTACACAAGCGGTGATTGCTATTGCACAACTTGATATTGCTGATGTGCAACTACAAAACAATTAG
- a CDS encoding aminoacyl-histidine dipeptidase codes for MSKLAQLQPNKLWQIFEQICSIPHPSKHEQKISLWIQTWASELGLSVKEDAVGNLIIKKPATAGMESRKGVILQAHMDMVPQKNSATKHDFLVDPIKAYIITEADGDWVTAEGTTLGADNGIGLSSALAILASDDVPHGPLEVLVTIDEEAGMTGAFGLEAGWLEGDLLINTDSEQEGEIYMGCAGGLDGEAMFAIANEDVPADVESFNLSISGLKGGHSGVDIHTGRANANKLLVRFLLAASNEFELRLTELNGGSLRNAIPREADASFVISKAQVSAFKAKLAEYLTTIRQSLGSIETGIEMLLISPETFDECWTLDTQNSILRALNACPNGVLRMSDDIEGIVETSLNLGVIRSKGNKFVAMTLIRSLHDDGRLDAQTMVKSTFELAGAAIKFSGAYPGWKPDTGSALMQTVRDTYQELFNKVPEIMVIHAGLECGLFKTAYPHWDMVSFGPTIKFPHSPDEKVQIATVEQYWQLLIAVLANIPEKA; via the coding sequence GTGAGTAAGTTAGCACAACTACAACCTAATAAACTGTGGCAAATTTTCGAGCAAATTTGTAGCATTCCCCACCCATCAAAGCACGAACAAAAAATATCACTTTGGATCCAAACTTGGGCTAGTGAATTAGGTTTGAGCGTTAAAGAAGATGCCGTTGGTAATTTAATTATTAAAAAACCAGCGACTGCTGGAATGGAAAGTAGAAAGGGCGTTATTTTGCAAGCACATATGGATATGGTGCCGCAAAAAAATTCTGCTACTAAGCATGATTTTCTCGTGGACCCGATTAAAGCTTATATTATCACTGAAGCTGATGGTGATTGGGTTACTGCTGAAGGGACTACCTTAGGCGCTGATAATGGCATTGGTTTATCATCAGCATTGGCTATTTTGGCAAGCGATGACGTGCCTCATGGCCCATTAGAAGTATTGGTGACTATTGATGAAGAAGCCGGCATGACTGGTGCTTTTGGCCTTGAGGCCGGTTGGTTGGAAGGTGACTTACTGATCAACACCGACTCAGAGCAAGAAGGTGAAATTTACATGGGCTGTGCTGGTGGTCTTGATGGTGAAGCAATGTTCGCTATTGCCAATGAGGATGTACCGGCTGATGTTGAGTCTTTTAACTTATCTATTTCCGGTTTAAAAGGTGGCCATTCTGGCGTTGATATTCATACCGGTCGAGCCAATGCCAATAAGCTATTAGTGAGGTTTTTACTGGCTGCAAGTAACGAGTTTGAGCTACGTTTAACCGAATTAAATGGTGGAAGTTTACGTAATGCTATTCCGCGTGAAGCTGATGCTAGTTTTGTTATTAGTAAAGCTCAAGTTAGTGCCTTTAAAGCTAAGCTGGCAGAATACTTAACCACCATACGCCAGTCTTTAGGCTCAATCGAAACGGGTATTGAAATGTTATTAATTTCGCCAGAAACTTTTGATGAATGCTGGACACTCGACACTCAGAATAGCATTTTACGTGCCCTAAACGCCTGCCCTAACGGCGTGTTACGTATGAGCGATGATATTGAAGGTATTGTTGAAACCTCATTAAACTTAGGTGTTATACGCAGTAAAGGTAACAAGTTTGTTGCCATGACGTTAATTCGTAGCTTACATGATGATGGGCGCTTAGATGCACAAACTATGGTGAAATCGACATTTGAGTTAGCTGGAGCTGCAATTAAATTTTCAGGCGCTTATCCTGGCTGGAAACCAGATACAGGCTCAGCATTAATGCAAACAGTGCGTGATACTTATCAGGAACTTTTTAATAAAGTGCCTGAAATTATGGTTATTCATGCAGGTCTTGAATGTGGTTTATTCAAAACAGCCTATCCTCACTGGGACATGGTATCATTTGGTCCAACCATAAAATTTCCACATTCACCTGATGAAAAAGTGCAAATAGCCACGGTTGAACAATATTGGCAGCTATTAATCGCTGTATTAGCCAATATCCCAGAAAAGGCATAG
- a CDS encoding alkaline phosphatase family protein gives MTFWLVTRQAYQLQFQLYAEDERTLLADMALDCRQNQQVRIGEQAFINLISINFQDALPLNTLLSYNFIFGTGEQQQLLTELMPELLYAGQKYPNFMIKFDLQQILHGSCRKPHFDSADGLVQVDNVIANSINEGQLRPAMLMMSGDQIYADDVAGPMLVAIHQVIELLGLYDETWQGTVVSSSDELFASPFCYYQRDQLLPKNDANKAVYEKIFSASKKPIFTSVNAKNHLVTLAEVFAMYLLTWSPMMWRLVDLTSHRVAEPFAEKYRIESKTIEQFSAGLSAVGRALAHIPSYMIFDDHDITDDWNLTRGWEEAAYQHPFSKQIIGNALIGYWLCQGWGNAPDKFIELNQEANNYFTDNGYLQQEQLIDALLAWDQWHYSLATSPKVIVLDTRTQRWRSESNANKPSGLMDWEALSELQQELINEPEVILVSPAPIYGVKMIEAIQRIFTFIGLPLVVDAENWMAHSGTANVMLNIFRHHKTPPDFIILSGDVHYSFFYEVTHRFRRNSSRIFQITASGIKNQFPSGLLKWLERLNRYLYGSRSPLNWFTKRRRMKIQVRKPDLEQRNALINQSGIGLITLTHDEQVVKAELLTANNKRVLFHPLNTRE, from the coding sequence TTGACCTTTTGGTTAGTGACTAGGCAAGCTTATCAGCTGCAGTTTCAATTATATGCTGAAGATGAACGGACGTTATTAGCTGATATGGCGTTAGATTGTCGACAAAACCAGCAAGTACGTATTGGTGAACAAGCTTTTATAAACTTAATATCAATAAACTTTCAAGACGCTTTACCACTTAATACTTTACTCTCTTATAATTTTATTTTTGGGACTGGTGAGCAGCAGCAATTGTTGACTGAGCTAATGCCTGAATTGCTGTATGCTGGGCAGAAATATCCTAATTTTATGATTAAATTTGACCTTCAGCAGATACTACATGGCTCTTGTCGAAAGCCGCATTTCGATAGCGCAGATGGTTTGGTTCAAGTGGATAACGTGATTGCAAATTCAATTAATGAAGGGCAATTACGGCCTGCGATGTTAATGATGTCAGGTGACCAAATTTATGCTGACGATGTTGCTGGGCCTATGTTGGTGGCTATTCATCAGGTTATTGAGCTATTAGGCCTATATGATGAAACTTGGCAAGGTACGGTTGTTAGCTCAAGTGATGAGCTGTTTGCTAGCCCTTTTTGTTACTATCAACGAGATCAACTACTGCCGAAAAATGATGCCAATAAAGCGGTTTATGAAAAAATATTCTCTGCCAGTAAAAAGCCGATATTTACTTCGGTTAATGCTAAAAATCATTTAGTCACCTTAGCAGAAGTCTTTGCAATGTATTTATTAACGTGGTCACCAATGATGTGGCGCTTGGTGGACTTAACCTCACATCGCGTGGCAGAGCCCTTTGCCGAAAAATATCGGATTGAAAGTAAAACTATTGAACAATTTTCGGCGGGCTTATCAGCTGTTGGGCGAGCATTAGCGCATATCCCAAGTTATATGATTTTTGATGACCATGACATTACCGATGACTGGAATTTAACCCGAGGTTGGGAAGAAGCCGCTTACCAGCACCCGTTTTCTAAGCAGATTATTGGCAATGCCTTAATAGGTTATTGGTTATGTCAAGGTTGGGGTAATGCCCCCGATAAATTTATTGAATTGAATCAAGAAGCTAACAATTACTTCACTGATAATGGCTATTTGCAACAAGAGCAATTGATTGATGCCCTGTTGGCTTGGGATCAGTGGCACTATAGCTTAGCCACTAGCCCTAAAGTTATTGTCCTAGATACGCGAACTCAACGTTGGCGCTCTGAAAGTAATGCTAACAAGCCCTCAGGTTTAATGGATTGGGAAGCATTGTCTGAGTTACAGCAAGAGTTGATTAATGAGCCAGAGGTAATATTAGTTTCACCAGCGCCTATTTATGGTGTCAAAATGATTGAAGCCATTCAACGAATTTTCACCTTTATCGGCTTGCCTTTAGTGGTTGATGCTGAGAACTGGATGGCACATTCTGGTACCGCTAATGTCATGCTAAATATTTTTCGCCATCATAAAACGCCACCAGATTTTATTATTTTATCTGGTGACGTACATTATTCCTTTTTTTACGAAGTTACCCATAGGTTTAGACGCAATAGCTCGCGAATTTTTCAGATCACTGCCAGTGGTATCAAAAACCAATTTCCTAGTGGCTTACTGAAATGGTTAGAGCGCTTGAATCGTTATTTATATGGTAGTCGTTCACCATTGAATTGGTTTACTAAACGCCGTCGTATGAAAATACAAGTGCGTAAGCCAGATCTGGAACAACGAAATGCCTTAATCAACCAAAGTGGTATTGGCTTGATCACTCTAACGCATGATGAACAAGTGGTAAAAGCGGAACTGCTAACGGCAAATAATAAACGAGTATTGTTTCATCCCCTGAACACAAGAGAGTAG
- the radC gene encoding DNA repair protein RadC produces MLKDWPADEKPREKLLQHGAQSLSDAELLAIFLRTGVKGCHVVDLSRKLLKSFGSISKIYQADLASFCQHHGLGVAKYVQLQACLEMSKRYLAEQMDMGQALTSSAMTQNFLTAELRHETREVFAVLFLNTQHQVIKFERLFHGTINAAAVYPRIVVEFAIKYQAGAVILAHNHPSGIAEPSIADNQITTRLEQALALIDVKVLDHIIVAGCYCYSYAEHGRISL; encoded by the coding sequence ATGTTAAAAGACTGGCCTGCCGATGAAAAACCGCGTGAGAAGTTATTACAGCATGGTGCGCAAAGTTTAAGTGATGCTGAATTGTTGGCAATATTTCTACGTACGGGGGTTAAGGGCTGCCATGTTGTAGATCTATCTAGAAAACTGTTAAAAAGTTTTGGTAGCATATCTAAAATATATCAAGCTGATTTAGCTAGCTTTTGTCAGCATCATGGCTTAGGTGTGGCAAAATATGTGCAGTTGCAAGCCTGCTTGGAAATGTCGAAACGTTATTTGGCTGAACAAATGGATATGGGGCAAGCGTTAACATCTTCTGCCATGACCCAAAATTTTTTAACTGCGGAATTACGTCATGAAACTAGAGAAGTTTTCGCGGTTTTGTTTTTAAACACTCAACACCAAGTGATTAAGTTTGAACGTTTATTTCACGGTACAATTAATGCGGCGGCTGTTTATCCACGTATTGTGGTGGAGTTCGCGATAAAATATCAAGCCGGTGCAGTTATTCTCGCGCACAATCATCCCTCAGGCATTGCTGAACCAAGTATTGCCGATAATCAAATCACTACGCGCTTAGAGCAAGCGCTGGCGTTAATTGATGTCAAAGTACTTGATCATATCATTGTTGCGGGCTGTTACTGTTATTCGTATGCCGAACATGGTCGTATTAGTCTTTAA
- the coaBC gene encoding bifunctional phosphopantothenoylcysteine decarboxylase/phosphopantothenate--cysteine ligase CoaBC, translating into MQILQGKKILLGISGGIAAYKTPELVRRLKDQGADVRVVMTEGAKAFITPLTLQAVSANAVSDSLLDTQAELAMGHIELAKWADFILIAPATADLIAKIAAGMANDLLTTLCLATAAPVAIAPAMNQQMWHNRATQKNINTLTSWHYTIFGPGAGEQACGDIGLGRMLEVHELVTLTCQAIESINNIPSKPKPLTGQKWLITAGPTREAIDPVRYISNYSSGKMGFAIASAAQNLGAEVTIISGPVNLATPENCHKIAVTSAIEMHHQALEHASAADVFVACAAVADYRIDNIANEKIKKSHDSMQLNLIKNPDIVADVAAMANKPFTVGFAAETQDVELYARDKLARKKLDMIAANNVAAKGQGFNSDDNALTVFTANDEKALPLMNKNELAKKLVQHIQQTLQNTLKK; encoded by the coding sequence ATGCAGATTCTTCAGGGTAAAAAAATTCTATTGGGTATTAGTGGTGGTATCGCTGCTTATAAAACGCCAGAGCTAGTGCGCCGATTAAAAGATCAGGGTGCCGATGTTCGCGTGGTAATGACTGAAGGTGCCAAAGCCTTTATTACACCATTAACCTTGCAAGCGGTTTCTGCCAATGCGGTATCCGATAGTTTGTTAGATACACAAGCTGAATTAGCTATGGGTCATATTGAACTGGCCAAGTGGGCTGATTTTATTTTAATTGCTCCCGCCACTGCCGATCTTATCGCTAAAATTGCTGCCGGCATGGCTAACGACTTATTAACCACACTTTGCTTGGCGACAGCTGCGCCAGTTGCTATTGCTCCAGCAATGAATCAACAAATGTGGCATAACCGTGCAACGCAAAAAAACATCAACACATTAACCTCATGGCATTATACTATTTTTGGCCCTGGCGCTGGCGAACAAGCTTGTGGTGATATCGGTTTAGGACGCATGTTAGAAGTGCACGAGCTAGTTACATTAACTTGCCAAGCAATTGAAAGCATAAACAATATTCCATCTAAGCCAAAGCCTTTAACGGGCCAAAAATGGTTAATTACCGCAGGTCCAACGCGTGAAGCTATCGATCCAGTACGCTATATCTCTAATTACAGCTCTGGAAAGATGGGCTTTGCTATCGCCAGTGCCGCGCAAAATCTTGGCGCCGAAGTAACCATAATTTCAGGTCCAGTTAATTTAGCCACACCAGAGAATTGTCATAAAATAGCGGTCACCAGTGCGATAGAAATGCATCACCAAGCTTTAGAGCATGCCTCTGCAGCAGATGTTTTTGTTGCTTGTGCTGCTGTGGCTGATTATCGTATCGACAATATTGCTAATGAAAAAATTAAAAAGTCGCACGATAGCATGCAACTGAACCTTATCAAAAACCCAGATATTGTGGCTGATGTTGCCGCGATGGCAAACAAACCTTTTACGGTCGGCTTTGCCGCTGAAACGCAAGATGTTGAACTTTATGCTCGCGATAAATTAGCCCGCAAAAAGCTCGATATGATTGCTGCGAATAATGTCGCAGCTAAAGGTCAAGGTTTTAATAGTGACGACAATGCCTTAACCGTGTTTACCGCTAACGATGAAAAAGCGCTACCCTTGATGAACAAAAATGAACTGGCCAAAAAATTAGTTCAGCATATTCAGCAAACGTTGCAAAATACACTGAAAAAATAA